A single genomic interval of Penaeus vannamei isolate JL-2024 chromosome 21, ASM4276789v1, whole genome shotgun sequence harbors:
- the LOC138865589 gene encoding uncharacterized protein: MVEYHIAVKCDYHPYQLSLEISNPSASPDGAIRAVKRVTGSIADDELPLPKHHFIRLVKLCVDFGFFEFAGEEYQQISGLAMGSPLSPVLACLFMETLERDHYRDINSRHSTWLPYVDDVLVIVLRKSCLHHTPTRLNSVHEKIQFTVEEEVDQELPFLETLIHRE, encoded by the exons ATGGTTGAATACCATATTGCTGTTAAATGTGATTATCACCCTTATCAGCTAAGTCTGGAAATATCCAATCCGTCAGCATCTCCAG atggagcaatccgggcagtcaagagggtaacaggttccattgcagatgacgaacttccgctgccaaagcaccacttcatacgCCTCGTGAAgctgtgtgtggacttcggcttcttcgagttcgcaggggaagagtaccaacagatcagcggcctcgccatgggctcccctctgagccctgtcctggcctgcctcttcatggagacattagaaagagaccactacagggatataaacAGCAGGCATTCAACTTGGCTTccatacgtagatgatgtcctcgtcattgtcctcAGAaagtcgtgtctgcaccatacgccgacgcggctgaactccgtccacgagaaaatccagttcactgtggaggaggaagtggatcaggagTTACCATTCCTGGaaactctgatccatcgggagtGA